In Gemmatimonadaceae bacterium, the genomic window ACGCGCGATGTTGACGCCGGTCTGCTGGAGGATCTCGACGATCGCCTGGTCGGTCAGCGGGTTCTTGGCGTCCTCGCCGGAGACCAGCTTCTGGATCTGGTCCTTGATCCCGCGGGCGGAGACGTCGTCGCCATCGGCCGTGGAGAGGCCGGAGGAGAAGAAGAACTTGAGCGGCAGCACGCCCCGTGGCGTCTGGACGAACTTCTCGTTCGTGACGCGGCTGACGGTGCTTTCGTGCATGCCGACGGCTTCGGCCACTTCGCGCAGGGTGAGCGGGCGCAGCGCCTGCACGCCACGCTCGAAGAAGTCCTTCTGCCGATCGACGATGTAATGCATGACCTTGAGCATCGTCTGCCGACGCTGCTCGATGGCCTGAATCATCCAGTTCGCCGAGTTGAGCTTGCTGGCGATGAAATCCTTGCTCTCCGCGTCGTACTTCTTCTTGTCGCGCGCGATTTCCTGATAGGTGCGCGAGAGCTTGAGGCGCGGCAGATTGCCGTCGTTCAGGAAGATGTGGTAATGCCCTTCGATCTTCTCGACGACGAGGTCGGGGATGATGTAGTTGTCGCTGCCGGCGCTGAAGCGGAGGCCCGGGCGCGGATCGAGCTTGGCGATTTCGTCGGCGGCGCCCTGCACGTCCTGCGCGGAAATACCAAAGCGCTTGGAGAGCTCGCTCCACCGATGGGCGATGAGCTCCTCGAACGCCTCTTCCACGAGGCGATACGCGAGCGACTCCCGCTGACCGGCGGCACGGAGCTGCAGCAGCAGGCATTCGCGCAGATCCCGCGCGCCGACGCCCGGCGGATCGAGATCCTGAATGATCTGCAGCATCTGCAGAATCTCGGCGTCGGTAAAGACCGGCACCGTGCCGTCGATGTCGCGTTCTTCGGCTTCCTTTTGCAGCAGCTCGTTCACGCCGCGCTGGATTTCTTCCAGCGAGCAGGCGAGCCAGCCGTCGTCGTTGATGTTCCCGACGAATTCCTCGGCGAGAAACGCCTGACGCGGCGACAGCTCGAGGAGCGAGAGCTGCTCCGTGAGGTGGTCGCCCAGATCGCGGGAATCGACGGTGACGGGCTCGTACCACTCCCGCTGCTCGTGCTCTTCGCGCTGGCCCCCGGTTTCGAAGCCATCGAGCAGCACGGCTTCCCAGTCGACGTCGTCGTCGCCCGTCTTCTCGGGCTCGGCGGCGGCTTCCGAGGTGGTTTCCGGCTCGGCCAGATCCTCCGGTTCCGACGACTCCTCCGCATCGGGGCTGTCGTCGTCGTCCTCCTCGGGCTCGACGAGCTCGAGGAAGGGATTGGTGAGCAGCTCCTGCTTGAGGTGCTGCTGGAGGTCGAGCAGGGGCATGTAGAGCAAATCCATCGCCTGATACAGGCGTGGATTGACCTTGAGCTCCTGTCGGAGTCCGGCGTGTTGCTGGAGACCTGTCTTCATTCGGTCAGCACTCCCTCGTCTGCTTCGGCGAAGCGTCGGCGGAGTCGGGCCGCCAGGGTGGGCCCGAGATAATCCTCCGCGACGGAATCGTCGAAGACGAGTTCACGAACTGTACCGGAGACCTTCACCTGCCCCTCGAACATGATGTACGCCCGATCGACGATGTCGAGGGTCTGTTCGACGTTGTGGTCGCTGATGAGCACGCCGATGCCACGGTGGCGGAGGTCCGCCACGATGGTCTGAATATCGTGGACCGCGATCGGGTCCACGCCGGCGAACGGCTCATCGAGCATCATGAACTTGGGTTGCGTGACCAGAGCGCGGGTGATCTCGAGACGGCGACGTTCGCCGCCCGAGAGTTGATAGGCCTTGCTCTTGCGCAGGTGCTTGATGCTGAGTTCGTCCAGCAGGGTCTCCAGACGCGCCTTCCGCTCCTCGGCGGAGATGGGCAACGTCTCGAGGACCGCCAAAATATTCTGTTCGACCGTCAGCTTACGGAAGATTGACGGCTCCTGTGAAAGGTAACCGATCCCCTGCCGTGCGCGGCGGTACATGGGCATGTCGGTGATGTCGTTGCCATCCAAGCGGATACGCCCGGCCTGGGGAGCAATCAACCCGACCAGCATATAGAACGTGGTGGTCTTGCCGGCGCCGTTCGGTCCCAGGAGCCCGACGATCTCACCCTGCGCCACGCGGAGGGCGACGTCGTTCACGACCCGGCGGCCCTTGTAGATCTTCACGAGGCCGTCGGCGCTGAGGACCGAGGCTGGCGCGGCGGCCGACGTGGAGGCGGGGGTCGGGGACGGCCGCCGATGCTCGCCCGTGGCCCGAAGCTGCCGTGCCACTTCGGCACGTTGGGCCTGCAGGGCCGGCCAGACGGCGGCGGTAAAGCGGACCGTGGCCTCGGGGGGCAACGGAGGGCTGGCGGGCGCCTCGATCAGCCCAGTGGCAGCCAGCCGCGGCAGCACCGCCGCCGCCAGATGGCTGCGGACTTCGTCGGGCGACGGACGCTGCGCATCGGCGAGGTCGGCGAGATATCGGGCGACCAGCGCCTGCACCGGCGCGGCGCCGTTGGCGTCGGCAGCGTCGAGCATCGCCTGCACCATGGCGGCGAGCGCACGGTCCCCGTGCACCGCCCGGGCGACCAGGGCCAGGACGCCGGCGTCGTCAGTGGGTGGGGCGAACGAGTCGGGATGGCTCATGGGCGTCGGGACCGGAAAGCGACCAGCGCGAGCGGCGGCAGGGCTGCGTCAATGGGGGTGGGCGGTTTGGCGGGTGGCTTGGCGGGGGCCTTGGCCGGCGGGGCTTTCCCCTTCGGCGCGTTCTTCCCCCCCTTCTTCGCCGCCTCGGCGGCCTTGGACAGGCTGTCCCTGACCGCCGCCGAATCCACCACGGTACTGTCTTCGGGCTCGAGATAGATGCCCGAGGCCTGCTGATCGACCCGCACCGTGCGGACCGCCCCGGTATCGAAATTGACCCAGATGCGCAGGCCGCGCACGTAGTTGATCGACGGTCGCGCCTCGCGCCCCTTGTTGCTCGCCATGTGAAAGAGCGAGGAGGCGTTCCCGATGGCGCGGATCTCCTTGATCGGCGGCCCCTTCACGGTGTCCTTCATCGCCGTTTCGGAGCTGTCGAAGTACGCGAAGATGCTGTCGCCGCGCAGCACGTCCTTCTCGGGCGACTTGATCTTGGTGGAGTCCACGGCGCCGACGGCCTTGGCGCCCCCGATGGCGTGCACCTCACGGGCGACCTTGTCGACCATGCGGATGCGCAGCGAATCGGCCTCGACATCCTGTTGCGGCGTCTTGGCCTTCGCGCGGCCCTTGCCGAAGGCGAAGGCTTCGGTGAGCTGCTGATTCTTGAGCCGGAGATCGATGATCTCGGCGTCGAGCTGCATGTCGTCGGTGGTCGCGTGGCCAATGTGGCGCGCGATCACGCGGTCGAGCTGGCGATTCTGACTGTACAAATCGATGGTGTCGCCGTTCAGCGTGAAGCGCCGCGCGGAATCGTTGTTCACGATGCGCGCGCCACGCATGAGGCGCGACTTCTCGGTGACCTTGTCGAAGAGCGAGCTGTCGGCGCGGCCGACGAGGCGCTCGCGCTGGATCACCACTTCGCCCCACGCATACAGCAGCGAGTCGCCGGCGTCTTCGAAGCGATTGGCGGTGATGGAGGTCGGCGGCCCGGGCTTGCCGGTGACGCTGTCCTTCTCGATGAGCGTGGCCGTGGAGCGCATCGGTGCGACGAGGCGGGCCACCGGCCGTTCGGCGGTCGCCCGGTAGTACTCCATGCTCTGGCCGGTGAACGTGCTGCCCGATTCGAGCCCGGTGGCGATCACGCCGCCATCGGCGAAGAGCCGCCCTTCGCGGGTGAAGTAGATCGCGTGCGTGGCCCGCACCTGCATCTTCTTCGGCTCTTCATACACGACGTTGCCAAAGAGATTGATGATGCCGGGACCTTCGAACTGCTCGGCGCTGTCGGCGCGCAGCTTGTTGTCCTCGCCCTGACAACGGCCCACGAACCCACCACCGATGAACGTGTTCGACACGCCTTCGCTGATGCGCTGGTAGAGCAGCCGGTTGTCGGGCGGGGACTCGGCCATGTCCAGCAAACAGTTCTTGCTGGCGGGGGCCGGCTTCTTCTTGGGGACCGGCTTGGAATCCACCTTCTTGGTGGAGTCGGCCGCGGGCGCCTTGGCGCTGTCCGACTTGGGCGCGGCCGGCGTGCTCGTGTCCTTGGGCGCCGCGGCAGTCTCCGGCTTGGCGGGCGCCACCGGCGGCTGCGGCGCGGGGGCCTTGCCACCGGCGCTCCCGCCACCACGGCAGGCCGCCGCGACGAGCAGTGCGATCGCGCTCAGACGCCACAGCGCCGCGGTGCGGCGTGTCGGCGTGGCGAGCGGCGCGTGACGATCGGTCACTTCGTGGGTACCTGCACCGCGCCAGTAAACTTGCACGACTTCAGGCACTTGGACGTCGTCATCTTCGGATCGCTTTCGAAGCCGATGCCCGTCATGGTCCGCTTCGGCTCATTGAGCGTGAACGCCGAATCGGTGAAGAACTGATTGCGCTGCTGATCGTAGACCAACTGCGGCGTGCTGAGCCGCTTGCCATCTTCGCGCACGACCACAACGTTGCCGCGCACTTCCAGGCGCTGCAGCCGCTGGTTGTACGTGCCCCACTTGGCGGTCATCACGCCGTCCTTGGCTCCGGTGGTGGTGTAAAACGTCATATTCACCGGATACAAGACAAGGCGCGTGCCATCCTCGTACGTGAGCGCGGTATCGCTCAAGAGCTCGCCCTTGTTGACGCCGCGGTCCGTCAGGACGACCCGGGTGCCGAAGGCGATCGTTTCCGCCGAGTCGGGGATCGTCAGCCGCTTGGGGGCGACGCCTGCTGTCTTCTTCTGGGGACACGCGGCGGCCCCCAGCAGGGACACGGCGGCCACCGCCATCGTCACGACCTGTGCGCGCCGCATCACACCGCTCCCGCGCGCATGAGGTCATGCAGATGAACGACCCCGACGAGCGTTCCGCTCGCGGAGGTCACCGGCATCGCCATGATGCCATGCGTTTCCATGCGATGCACCACCGCACTCCCCAATTCGTGCTCCTGCGCCAGGCGCGGCGACGTGGTCATGACGGAGGCCACGGGAACCGTGAGCACATCCTGGTGGCGCTCCAGCAGACGCGTGAGATCGCCAGCGGTGACGACCCCGGAGACGCGCTCCTGTTCCACCACGATGGCAATGCCCCGGCGCTCGGCGAGCAGCACCACGGCCTCGCGCATCGTGGCCGACTTCGGCAGCACGGGCAGCCGTTCGGTTTCCATAACGTCACTCACGCGCGTCAACAGCTTGCGGCCAAGGGCTCCACCGGGATGCAGGCGCGCAAAGTCTTCGGCACGGAATCCCTTCTCGGCCATGAGCGCCACCGCCAGCGCGTCGCCCAGCGCCAGCGTGACGGTCGTGCTGGTGGTCGGGGCGAGATCGTGTGGGCACGCCTCCTCCTTCACCAGCAGATCGAGCGTGACATCGGTGAGGCGCGCGAGCCGCGACTCGGGGCCGGCGGTCATGGCGATCATCTTGACCCCCATGCGCGCGAGCGCCTCGATCAGCCCGAGCAGTTCGTCGCTCTCGCCACTCTTCGAAATGAGAATGGCGACGTCATCCGGGCCCACGATGCCAAGGTCGCCGTGCAGGCTCTCCACCGGGTGGAGAAACATGGCCGGCGTGCCCGTACTCGTGAACGTCGCCGCCATCTTGCGGCCCACGAGCCCCGACTTGCCGACGCCGGCGACGATCACGCGCCCGCGACAACCCGCCAGCAATTGCACCGCGGTGACGAACGAGGCGCCAAGCGCCTGCTCCACGTTGCGCAGCGCCTCCGCCTCGAGCGCAAGGACGCGCTGACCGCGCGCGATGATCTCGGCCTGGCTCACTGACGCACCTCCGTCACCACATCGCCATCCACGCTGCGACTCGCGACATACCGCTCCACCGCATCGATCCATTCGCCCCGCGCGTGCAGCAGTGCCTCGGCAAATTCGCGTACCGCCCCGCGCCCGCCCGTCCTGGCGAGCTGCAGATGGGCCGCGCGGGCGACCTCGGCGACGCAGTTGCCCACGGCCACGGGGAGCCCCACTGCGCGCAGCACCGCCAGATCGGGCAGGTCGTCGCCCACGAACGCGACCTCGTCGAGCGTCATGCCCCATTCGTCGCAGAGTCGCCGCAGCGCGGGCAGCTTGCGCGCGTGCGGATCCTGGATGCACGCATCCACCCGCAGCTCCCGACCGCGCGTGGCCACGCTTTCGGACACGCGCCCGGTGATGATCACGACCTTGAGTCCGCACTCGCGCAGCATCGCCATCCCGAGACCGTCCTGGATGTCGTAGCGCTTGAGCTCGAATGGCAGCCACGCCTCGTCATGGCGCGTGCTGCCGAGGTAGACGCCGCCGTCGGTGAGGACGCCGTCCACATCGAAGCCGACCACCTTGATGCGCTTGGCCACCGCGGGCTCGATCCGCGGTGCATACACCGTGAGCGGCGCGAGGCCGTCAGCGTCCATCATCACCGGACCGTCCGATCCCAGATATCCACCGCGCGCGCGAGGAGATCCGGCAGCTCGGCCAGCGGGATCATGTTGGGGCCATCGCTCGGCGCCGTATCGGGCGTGGGATGGGTCTCGAGAAAGAGCCCCTGCGCTCCGGCCGCGATGGCGGCGAAGGTGAGCGGCGGAATGAACTCCCGCGCGCCACCGCTGGCGC contains:
- the lptB gene encoding LPS export ABC transporter ATP-binding protein, translating into MARQLRATGEHRRPSPTPASTSAAAPASVLSADGLVKIYKGRRVVNDVALRVAQGEIVGLLGPNGAGKTTTFYMLVGLIAPQAGRIRLDGNDITDMPMYRRARQGIGYLSQEPSIFRKLTVEQNILAVLETLPISAEERKARLETLLDELSIKHLRKSKAYQLSGGERRRLEITRALVTQPKFMMLDEPFAGVDPIAVHDIQTIVADLRHRGIGVLISDHNVEQTLDIVDRAYIMFEGQVKVSGTVRELVFDDSVAEDYLGPTLAARLRRRFAEADEGVLTE
- the lptC gene encoding LPS export ABC transporter periplasmic protein LptC encodes the protein MRRAQVVTMAVAAVSLLGAAACPQKKTAGVAPKRLTIPDSAETIAFGTRVVLTDRGVNKGELLSDTALTYEDGTRLVLYPVNMTFYTTTGAKDGVMTAKWGTYNQRLQRLEVRGNVVVVREDGKRLSTPQLVYDQQRNQFFTDSAFTLNEPKRTMTGIGFESDPKMTTSKCLKSCKFTGAVQVPTK
- the rpoN gene encoding RNA polymerase factor sigma-54, producing MKTGLQQHAGLRQELKVNPRLYQAMDLLYMPLLDLQQHLKQELLTNPFLELVEPEEDDDDSPDAEESSEPEDLAEPETTSEAAAEPEKTGDDDVDWEAVLLDGFETGGQREEHEQREWYEPVTVDSRDLGDHLTEQLSLLELSPRQAFLAEEFVGNINDDGWLACSLEEIQRGVNELLQKEAEERDIDGTVPVFTDAEILQMLQIIQDLDPPGVGARDLRECLLLQLRAAGQRESLAYRLVEEAFEELIAHRWSELSKRFGISAQDVQGAADEIAKLDPRPGLRFSAGSDNYIIPDLVVEKIEGHYHIFLNDGNLPRLKLSRTYQEIARDKKKYDAESKDFIASKLNSANWMIQAIEQRRQTMLKVMHYIVDRQKDFFERGVQALRPLTLREVAEAVGMHESTVSRVTNEKFVQTPRGVLPLKFFFSSGLSTADGDDVSARGIKDQIQKLVSGEDAKNPLTDQAIVEILQQTGVNIARRTVAKYRDQLGVLPARMRKRV
- a CDS encoding KpsF/GutQ family sugar-phosphate isomerase yields the protein MDRCGGAVCRESQRGWRCGDGGASVSQAEIIARGQRVLALEAEALRNVEQALGASFVTAVQLLAGCRGRVIVAGVGKSGLVGRKMAATFTSTGTPAMFLHPVESLHGDLGIVGPDDVAILISKSGESDELLGLIEALARMGVKMIAMTAGPESRLARLTDVTLDLLVKEEACPHDLAPTTSTTVTLALGDALAVALMAEKGFRAEDFARLHPGGALGRKLLTRVSDVMETERLPVLPKSATMREAVVLLAERRGIAIVVEQERVSGVVTAGDLTRLLERHQDVLTVPVASVMTTSPRLAQEHELGSAVVHRMETHGIMAMPVTSASGTLVGVVHLHDLMRAGAV
- a CDS encoding HAD hydrolase family protein codes for the protein MMDADGLAPLTVYAPRIEPAVAKRIKVVGFDVDGVLTDGGVYLGSTRHDEAWLPFELKRYDIQDGLGMAMLRECGLKVVIITGRVSESVATRGRELRVDACIQDPHARKLPALRRLCDEWGMTLDEVAFVGDDLPDLAVLRAVGLPVAVGNCVAEVARAAHLQLARTGGRGAVREFAEALLHARGEWIDAVERYVASRSVDGDVVTEVRQ